In Streptomyces sp. NBC_01717, one DNA window encodes the following:
- a CDS encoding nuclear transport factor 2 family protein has product MTARPPVPPFTRETAIEKVRQGEDGWNTRDPEKVALAYTEDSRWRNRAEFVTGRDEIVEFLRRKWARELDYRLIKELWAFDGNRIAVRFAYESHDDSGNWYRSYGNENWEFDENGLMAVRHACINDLPIKEADRKYHWPLGRRPDDHPGLSDLGL; this is encoded by the coding sequence ATGACCGCACGCCCGCCCGTCCCGCCGTTCACGCGGGAGACCGCAATCGAGAAGGTCCGCCAGGGAGAGGACGGCTGGAACACGCGTGACCCCGAGAAGGTCGCCCTGGCCTACACGGAGGACTCGCGTTGGCGCAACCGGGCGGAGTTCGTGACGGGACGCGACGAGATCGTCGAGTTCCTGAGGCGCAAGTGGGCCCGCGAGCTCGACTACCGGCTCATCAAGGAACTGTGGGCGTTCGACGGCAACCGGATCGCGGTGCGGTTCGCGTACGAGTCGCACGACGACTCCGGCAACTGGTACCGCTCGTACGGCAACGAGAACTGGGAATTCGATGAGAACGGGCTGATGGCCGTACGGCACGCCTGCATCAATGACCTGCCGATCAAGGAAGCGGACCGCAAGTACCACTGGCCGCTCGGTCGCCGCCCCGACGACCACCCCGGTCTCAGCGACCTCGGGCTCTGA
- the lpdA gene encoding dihydrolipoyl dehydrogenase: protein MDEQGERFDVVVLGAGPGGYVAAIRAAQLGKRVAVVEAKYWGGVCLNVGCIPTKALLRNAELAHIVTREAKTFGIKVEGQVSFDYGEAFRRSRRVADGRVKGVHYLMKKNGITEISGRGTFVDAHTLDVALFDGSTRRIGFDHCIIAAGATPKLLPGTRRTSRVVTYEEQILAEDLPQSIVIAGAGAIGVEFAYVLHNYGVKVTVVEFLDRIAPLEDVDVSAELARQYRKLGIDVLTSTRVDSIDESGPQVRVTVIGKDGAPQVLEADKVLQAIGFAPNVTDYGLESTGVRVTERGAIDIDGRCRTSVPHIYAIGDVTAKLMLAHAAEAMGVVAAETIAGAETMELDYPMIPRATYCQPQVASFGWTEAQAREKGFDVKVAKFPFTANGKAHGLGDTTGFVKLISDAKYGEIIGAHLVGPDVTELLPELTLAQQWDLTVHEVARNVHAHPTLGEAVKEAVHGLAGHMINM from the coding sequence ATGGATGAGCAAGGTGAGCGTTTCGACGTCGTCGTACTCGGAGCAGGCCCAGGCGGATATGTCGCCGCCATTCGAGCAGCCCAGCTGGGCAAGCGCGTCGCCGTTGTCGAGGCCAAGTACTGGGGCGGCGTCTGCCTGAACGTCGGTTGCATCCCCACCAAGGCCTTGCTGCGCAACGCCGAGCTGGCGCACATCGTCACACGTGAGGCCAAGACCTTCGGCATCAAGGTCGAAGGGCAGGTCTCCTTCGACTACGGTGAGGCGTTCCGGCGCAGCCGCCGTGTCGCGGACGGCCGGGTCAAGGGTGTCCACTACCTGATGAAGAAGAACGGGATCACGGAGATCAGCGGCCGTGGCACGTTCGTGGACGCGCACACGCTCGACGTGGCCCTCTTCGACGGCTCGACCCGGAGGATCGGGTTCGACCACTGCATCATCGCCGCCGGAGCGACTCCGAAGCTGCTGCCCGGGACCCGCCGCACCTCACGCGTGGTGACGTACGAGGAGCAGATCCTTGCGGAGGACCTGCCGCAGTCCATCGTGATCGCGGGCGCCGGGGCCATCGGTGTCGAGTTCGCGTATGTCCTGCACAACTACGGCGTGAAGGTCACCGTCGTTGAATTCCTGGACCGGATCGCGCCGCTGGAGGACGTGGACGTCTCCGCCGAACTGGCGCGCCAATACAGGAAGTTGGGCATCGACGTGCTCACCTCCACCCGCGTCGACTCGATCGACGAGTCCGGCCCGCAGGTCCGCGTCACGGTCATCGGCAAGGACGGCGCACCGCAGGTCCTGGAGGCCGACAAGGTTCTGCAGGCGATCGGCTTCGCACCGAACGTCACCGACTACGGCCTGGAGAGCACCGGCGTACGCGTCACCGAGCGCGGGGCGATCGACATCGACGGCCGCTGCCGCACATCCGTACCGCACATCTACGCGATCGGCGACGTCACCGCGAAGCTGATGCTCGCGCACGCCGCCGAGGCGATGGGCGTGGTCGCGGCGGAGACCATCGCGGGAGCCGAGACCATGGAGCTCGACTACCCGATGATCCCGCGCGCCACGTACTGCCAGCCGCAGGTTGCGAGCTTCGGCTGGACGGAGGCGCAGGCACGTGAGAAGGGGTTCGACGTCAAGGTCGCCAAGTTCCCTTTCACCGCGAACGGCAAGGCACACGGACTGGGCGACACGACCGGCTTCGTGAAGCTGATCAGCGATGCGAAGTACGGGGAGATCATCGGCGCCCACCTGGTCGGCCCGGACGTCACCGAACTGCTGCCGGAGCTCACCTTGGCCCAGCAGTGGGACCTGACGGTCCACGAGGTGGCGCGCAACGTCCACGCGCACCCGACGCTGGGCGAAGCGGTCAAGGAGGCCGTGCACGGGCTCGCCGGGCACATGATCAACATGTGA
- a CDS encoding M4 family metallopeptidase: MFPTRQRRLRRVLAAAVVAAATGSTLLTSPAWAEEEAPPATTVAGDRVPVAPAMTQRLDDTVREGTPAQAARAHLKAHQDTYKVPVADLETVSTSKDGKQSSVRFQQKHDGVPVFGAEYAVQTEAADGGQNVTSATGTLYTDLSVSTTPSVAEAAAEKRMFSLDGKLSRVKGAKTEGHGLVVLPDARGGKLAWHFTVTGAETNGSPVRQEVYVDANIGGIALSYNNIDAADATPAKGTGVRVDGSDAALDINKETGGSYTLVDSTRDMYARTGGQIRTYDAQRKSYTLVANGPVTEDIPLATSASDRFDGTNTSSGAVDAHLNAAKVYEFYKNEIGRDGVDGKGGTIYSVVNVASNGKDYANAFWDGTKMVYGHMNGVPLSVGLDVVGHEMTHGVTEHSAGLVYLNQSGALNEAISDYMGNAMETADKGIPMSDPTSGLIGEYLCNGTKPLAECALRDLNDGRNAQTDYDPMTLDFDNGGVHANSTIVGGAMWDIRKSLAPKLADQIVYRAAQNYLTPLSGFTDMRNAMTLAAKSLKVSKADLATIGKAFDAHGIVDCWEQKAGTHDGTTIGAHVLPAYEVYGGSVDEQAAQINGDVYAIGHGDAVAWGQGGAAFGITVGRFSKQHGNSKHELAQDDAYLLDPSLDDNRIVFTRISAEGIGVYTAGNKGQGAIKRLVDDPNADETEPVTDHGALAWIRTTPDGEQDVMLRRADGTTVNVTPEPGTRAGRLAMKHGRIAWAGGADHSYVTLYDIATGTTQSKRIGGFIFNSVGDIQLTADRIFWRENSSLFGSTSFMSAPLNDLTKGAKLRLPTGTYLAQFSVTDDYFAYSTYDAWSGLGAWNGPAKIKVQVAGTADVVAGTGAFSRASCSSGAQLAPSLGDGQRVAWLDTTAADTDVVTRATFAGTCE, translated from the coding sequence GTGTTTCCGACACGACAAAGACGGCTCCGCCGTGTCCTGGCCGCCGCAGTGGTGGCCGCGGCCACCGGCTCGACGTTGCTGACGTCACCGGCCTGGGCCGAGGAGGAAGCGCCGCCGGCCACGACCGTGGCCGGCGACAGGGTGCCCGTCGCGCCCGCCATGACTCAGCGTCTCGACGACACGGTCCGCGAGGGCACTCCGGCGCAGGCCGCACGGGCGCACCTGAAGGCCCATCAGGACACGTACAAGGTTCCGGTCGCGGATCTTGAGACCGTGAGCACGAGCAAGGACGGCAAGCAGTCGTCCGTCCGCTTCCAGCAGAAGCACGACGGAGTGCCGGTCTTCGGCGCCGAATACGCCGTGCAGACGGAGGCGGCGGACGGCGGTCAGAACGTCACCTCCGCCACGGGCACCCTGTACACAGACCTGTCGGTCTCCACCACGCCGAGCGTCGCCGAGGCCGCAGCCGAGAAGCGGATGTTCTCCCTCGACGGGAAGCTGTCGCGGGTCAAGGGTGCCAAGACCGAGGGCCACGGGCTCGTCGTCCTGCCGGACGCCCGAGGCGGCAAGCTGGCCTGGCACTTCACCGTCACGGGCGCCGAAACCAACGGCAGCCCGGTGCGCCAGGAGGTGTACGTCGACGCGAACATCGGTGGCATCGCCCTCTCTTACAACAACATCGACGCCGCGGACGCCACGCCGGCCAAGGGCACGGGCGTGCGCGTGGACGGCTCCGACGCGGCGCTGGACATCAACAAGGAGACGGGCGGGTCGTACACACTCGTCGACTCCACCCGGGACATGTACGCGCGGACCGGCGGCCAGATACGCACCTACGACGCCCAGCGCAAGAGCTACACGCTCGTGGCGAACGGCCCGGTCACCGAGGACATTCCCCTGGCGACCTCAGCGAGCGACCGGTTCGACGGCACCAACACCTCGTCCGGCGCGGTCGACGCACACCTGAACGCCGCCAAGGTCTATGAGTTCTACAAGAACGAGATCGGCCGCGACGGCGTCGACGGCAAGGGCGGCACGATCTACTCGGTCGTCAACGTCGCCAGCAACGGCAAGGACTACGCCAACGCCTTCTGGGACGGCACCAAGATGGTGTACGGCCATATGAACGGGGTTCCCCTGTCCGTGGGCCTGGACGTGGTCGGCCACGAGATGACCCACGGCGTCACCGAGCACTCCGCCGGGCTCGTCTACCTGAACCAGTCGGGCGCCCTGAACGAGGCGATATCCGACTACATGGGCAATGCCATGGAGACCGCCGACAAGGGCATTCCCATGAGCGACCCCACCTCCGGTCTCATCGGCGAGTACCTGTGCAACGGCACCAAGCCGTTGGCCGAGTGCGCCCTGCGCGATCTCAACGACGGCCGCAACGCGCAGACCGACTACGACCCCATGACGCTCGACTTCGACAACGGGGGCGTGCACGCCAACTCCACGATCGTCGGCGGGGCCATGTGGGACATCCGCAAGAGCCTCGCCCCGAAGCTCGCGGACCAGATCGTCTACCGGGCCGCGCAGAACTACCTCACGCCGCTGTCCGGCTTCACCGACATGCGCAACGCGATGACCCTCGCCGCCAAGTCCCTGAAGGTCTCCAAGGCCGACCTGGCCACCATCGGCAAGGCCTTCGACGCCCACGGCATCGTGGACTGCTGGGAGCAGAAGGCCGGCACGCACGACGGCACCACCATCGGCGCCCATGTGCTGCCCGCCTACGAGGTGTACGGCGGCTCCGTCGACGAGCAGGCCGCGCAGATCAACGGCGACGTCTACGCCATCGGCCACGGCGACGCCGTCGCCTGGGGCCAGGGCGGCGCCGCCTTCGGTATCACCGTCGGCCGCTTCAGCAAGCAGCACGGCAACTCGAAGCACGAGCTCGCCCAGGACGACGCCTACCTGCTCGACCCGTCCCTCGACGACAACCGCATCGTCTTCACCCGGATCTCCGCCGAAGGCATCGGCGTCTACACCGCGGGGAACAAGGGTCAGGGCGCGATCAAGAGGCTGGTCGACGATCCCAACGCCGACGAGACCGAGCCGGTCACCGACCACGGCGCCCTCGCCTGGATCCGCACCACCCCCGACGGCGAGCAGGACGTCATGCTCCGCAGGGCCGACGGCACCACCGTCAACGTGACACCCGAGCCCGGCACCAGGGCCGGCCGACTGGCGATGAAGCACGGCCGCATCGCCTGGGCCGGCGGCGCCGACCACAGCTACGTCACGCTCTACGACATCGCCACGGGCACCACCCAGAGCAAGCGGATCGGTGGCTTCATCTTCAACTCCGTCGGCGACATCCAGCTCACCGCCGACCGCATCTTCTGGAGGGAGAACAGCAGCCTGTTCGGCTCCACCAGTTTCATGTCCGCGCCGCTGAACGACCTGACCAAGGGGGCGAAGCTGCGCCTCCCGACGGGGACCTACCTCGCCCAGTTCTCCGTCACCGACGACTACTTCGCGTACTCGACGTACGACGCCTGGAGCGGCCTCGGCGCCTGGAACGGGCCGGCCAAGATCAAGGTCCAGGTCGCCGGTACCGCCGACGTGGTCGCAGGGACCGGCGCCTTCAGCCGCGCCTCCTGCTCGTCCGGCGCCCAGCTGGCCCCGTCCCTCGGTGACGGCCAGCGCGTGGCCTGGCTGGACACCACCGCGGCCGACACCGACGTGGTGACCCGAGCCACCTTCGCGGGCACCTGCGAATAA
- a CDS encoding TauD/TfdA family dioxygenase, whose protein sequence is MTAVGEVRGAGSWCGAEVVDSDDWRVELSAVHQAELRAAVGAVESAGLGLADFSREDFPLPTLGPLLHRLVEELMDGRGFVLLQDTPVADLSERQCEILALGVGRHVGRTVPQGAGKHLQHVRDLGVAPSDSTSYSYQHSGRLGYHADPNDVVALLCIRPAKSGGLSCIVSSVAVHNEVVRTRPDLAEVLYRPWWRDRRSGDGPDSFYESPVYTVDSAGALSTSYGPDYMRSALRGAHVPPFTPAQLEAMELLDRLNNDRRFMLAMDLRAGDMQFLNNHVTLHSRTEYVDHPEPERRRDLVRLWLNTEQDRHAAS, encoded by the coding sequence ATGACAGCGGTCGGGGAAGTGCGCGGAGCGGGCAGCTGGTGTGGCGCCGAGGTCGTCGACAGCGACGACTGGCGGGTCGAGCTCAGCGCCGTCCATCAGGCCGAACTGCGCGCCGCAGTCGGCGCCGTGGAATCGGCCGGCCTCGGCCTCGCCGACTTCTCACGCGAGGACTTTCCGTTGCCGACACTCGGCCCCCTGCTCCACCGCCTCGTCGAGGAGCTGATGGACGGCCGCGGTTTCGTGCTGCTGCAGGACACGCCCGTCGCCGATCTGAGCGAGCGGCAATGCGAGATCCTCGCCCTGGGAGTGGGCCGACACGTCGGCCGCACCGTCCCACAGGGTGCCGGCAAGCACTTGCAACACGTGCGCGACCTGGGCGTGGCTCCGTCGGACTCGACGAGTTACAGCTACCAGCACAGCGGGCGGCTCGGCTACCACGCCGACCCGAACGACGTCGTCGCGCTGCTGTGCATCCGTCCGGCGAAGTCCGGCGGGCTCAGCTGCATCGTCAGCTCGGTCGCGGTGCACAACGAGGTCGTACGCACCCGCCCCGACCTGGCGGAGGTGCTGTACCGGCCGTGGTGGCGCGACCGGCGCTCCGGGGACGGCCCCGACAGCTTCTACGAGAGCCCCGTCTACACCGTGGACAGTGCGGGGGCCCTGTCCACGTCCTACGGCCCCGACTACATGCGTTCGGCGCTGCGCGGCGCCCACGTGCCACCGTTCACCCCTGCGCAACTGGAGGCGATGGAGCTGCTCGACCGCCTCAACAACGATCGCCGCTTCATGCTCGCCATGGACCTGCGCGCGGGCGACATGCAGTTCCTGAACAACCACGTGACCCTGCACAGCCGCACCGAGTACGTGGACCACCCGGAGCCGGAGCGCCGCCGTGACCTCGTCCGGCTCTGGCTGAACACCGAGCAGGACCGGCACGCTGCCTCCTGA
- a CDS encoding NADP-dependent oxidoreductase has translation MRAISQDAYGTPDVLREVGLPKPVPGPSQVLVAVRAAGVNPTDWKHRADRRFLDRLPLVLGWDVAGVVEAVGYGVTLFKPGDEVFGMLPYPYGVGSHAEYVTAPARALVHKPAGIDHVQAGALPLAALTAYQALVDTAEVRAGQRVLIHAAAGGVGHLAVQIAKSLGAYVIGTASAPKHDFVRELGADEVIDYRTVDFADAVQDIDMVLDPLSGETRARSLDVLRPGGILVSLLNGGSPQEAAKAAELGIRVETLLVESDHAGMKAIADLVEVGSLRAHIEATFPLADAAKAHALGETGRTTGKIVLVVE, from the coding sequence ATGCGCGCGATCAGTCAGGACGCCTACGGAACCCCGGACGTACTCAGGGAAGTCGGGCTCCCGAAACCCGTCCCGGGCCCGAGCCAGGTCCTGGTCGCCGTCCGGGCGGCCGGCGTCAACCCCACCGACTGGAAGCACCGGGCGGACCGCCGGTTCCTCGACCGGCTTCCGCTCGTTCTCGGCTGGGACGTCGCCGGGGTGGTCGAGGCCGTCGGCTACGGGGTCACCCTCTTCAAGCCGGGCGACGAGGTCTTCGGCATGCTGCCTTACCCGTACGGCGTCGGCTCCCACGCCGAGTACGTGACCGCTCCCGCCCGCGCCCTTGTCCACAAACCGGCCGGCATCGATCACGTCCAGGCGGGCGCACTTCCGCTCGCCGCCCTCACCGCCTACCAGGCACTCGTCGACACCGCCGAAGTGCGGGCCGGGCAGCGCGTCCTCATCCACGCCGCGGCCGGCGGCGTAGGCCACCTAGCCGTGCAGATCGCCAAGTCCCTCGGCGCGTACGTGATCGGCACCGCGAGCGCGCCCAAGCACGACTTTGTACGCGAGCTCGGTGCGGACGAAGTCATCGACTACCGCACCGTCGACTTCGCCGATGCCGTTCAGGACATCGACATGGTCCTCGACCCCCTCTCCGGCGAGACCCGCGCCCGCTCCCTCGACGTACTCCGCCCCGGCGGCATCCTCGTCTCCCTCCTGAACGGCGGCTCGCCTCAGGAGGCGGCGAAGGCGGCCGAGTTGGGCATCCGCGTCGAGACACTCCTCGTCGAGTCCGACCACGCGGGCATGAAGGCGATCGCGGATCTCGTCGAGGTCGGCTCTCTCCGCGCCCACATCGAGGCCACCTTCCCCCTCGCGGATGCGGCCAAGGCCCACGCGCTGGGGGAGACCGGCCGAACGACCGGCAAGATCGTCCTGGTCGTGGAGTAA